The sequence AACGGCCGGGGCCCTACGGGGAGTTCGAGGCCTTCGTCGCGGGTGCGGCGGGGCGGCTCCTGCGTGTCGCGGTCCTGCTGACCGCCGAGGCGGAGACCGATGCCACCGCCGCACGCCGGCTGCTGGGCGGCGCGCTGGCCCGTACGTACGCGAACTGGCGGCGCCTGCGCGGGGACGACCCGTACGACTACACGCGCCAGGAGCTGTGCACCGCCTTCGCCCGCACCGGCTGGCGCCATCACGGGGGCGTCGGCGTCCTCGCGCGGCTGAGCCCGGCGGAGCGGCTCGTGCTCGTCCTGCGGATCTACGAAGGGGTCGCGGAGGAGGTCACGGCGGCGCAGCTGGGGCTGCCGGCCGAGCGGGTCCGGGTGCTGTGCAACCGGGCCGTGCACGCGCTGCGGTCCGGCCCCGGCGGGGTACGTCCCGCCTCCGGCCAGGGTGCGGCGGGCGCCGCATGAGCTCCCGGGACGGCAAGGAGGCGCAGATCAGGCGACTGCTGGACGGCCCGCAGCCGGTGGTGCCGGCCGATCTGGCGGCCGGGGCCGCCGCGCGGGGCGACCGGCTGCTGCGCCGCCGCCGCGCGCTGCGGCGGCTGGGGTGGGCGGTCCTGTTCGCGGCGGCGGTGGCCTTCGCGGTGTGGGCCTCGCTGACCCAGCCGTGGGTCACGCCGTCGAGCGGTGTCTCCCCGCCCCTGGAGGGCTGGTGAGCGCCGCTCCCTTCCCGCCGGGCGTCCGGCGGGAAGGTTTCAGCGGGTCGCGGGGGGTCAGCCCAGGGCCTGGGTGAGGTCCGCGAGGAGGTCGTCCGCGTTCTCGATGCCCACCGAGAGCCGGACCAGGTCCGCCGGGACCTCCAGGGCCGAGCCGGCCACCGAGGCGTGGGTCATCCGGCCGGGGTGCTCGATGAGGGATTCGACGCCGCCCAGGGACTCGCCCAGGGTGAAGAGCTTGGCGCGGTTGCAGACCTCGACCGCCGCCTCCTCGCCGCCCGCGACCCGGAAGGAGATCATCCCGCCGAAGTTGCGCATCTGCTTCGCGGCGATCTCGTGGCCCGGGTGCTCCGGCAGGCCCGGGTAGAGGACGTGCGTGACCTTGGGGTGGCGGGTCAGCATGTCGGCGACCTTCGCCGCGTTCTCCGCGTGCCGGTCCATGCGCACGGCCAGGGTCTTGATGCCGCGCAGCACGATCCAGGAGTCGAAGGGCCCGGCCACGGCGCCCATCGCGTTCTGGTGGTAGGCCAGTTCCTCGCCCAGCGCCTCGTCGGCGGTGACCAGCGCGCCGCCGACCACGTCGGAGTGGCCGCCCATGTACTTGGTCAGCGAGTGCACGACCACGTCCGCGCCGAGCGCGAGCGGCTGCTGGAGGTAGGGGGAGGCGAAGGTGTTGTCCACGACCAGCTTGGCGCCGGCCGTGCGCGCGATGTCGGCGACGACGGCGATGTCGGTGATGCCGAGCAGCGGGTTGGAGGGGGTCTCGACCCAGATGACCTTGGTCTTGGGGGTGAGGGCGGCGCGTACGGACGCCGGGTCGGAGGTGTCGGCCACCGACCACTCGACGCCCCAGCGGGAGACGACCTTCGCGAAGAGGCGGAAGGTGCCGCCGTAGGCGTCGTTCGGGATGACCACGTGGTCGCCCGGGGAGAGCAGCGTGCGCAGCAGGCAGTCCTCGGCGGCGAGCCCCGACGCGAAGGCGAGGCCGCGCCGGCCGCCCTCCAGCGCCGCGAGGTTCTCCTCCAGCGCGGTACGGGTCGGGTTGCCGCTGCGGCTGTACTCGTAGCCGCCGCGCAGTCCTCCGACGCCGTCCTGCTTGTACGTGGAGACCTGGTAGATCGGCGGTACGACCGCGCCGGTCAGGGGGTCGGCCGTATTACCCGCGTGGATAGCGCGGGTCTCGAAGCTCTGGTGCTCGTGGCTGTCATCGCTCATGGGCAGAGCCTAAGCCGTCCGGATCGGCTGCCCCACCTGGCGGCCACCCCCTGTTGGCCCCGGGTGCCCTGCGTCTGGTTCGCTTGGAGGCATGGAGATTCTGTTGTTCCTGTTCGCGATCGGGCTGCTCGTGGCCATCGTCGTTCCCTTCGTACGGCGTGGCCGCGGCGGTATCCGTCAGGTCGCGCCCGGCAGCCCCGACGCCGCCGACCCCGAGAACTACGGATTCGTCCGGCAGGAGCAGCTCGACATCCGGGTGCCCGGGCCCGACGAGGACCTGATGGACGCCCTGGGCAACGTCCAGCGCAGCGGCACGTGGCAGGCGGCCTCGCAGCTGCTCGCCGGGACCCCGAAGGAGGGCGAGCAGCGCTGGCAGCGCGTGCAGGCCTTCGGCGGGGCTGCGGCGCTGGAGCTCGTACAGCAGCCCGGTGTCGGCGCGCAGTGGCTGAAGGCCTGGCGGCTGGAGGCGGAGAAGGACGCGGGCGGCGCGCAGGTGCACGCCGAGCTGCTGGTGCAGCAGGCGTGGCGGCACTCGGGCGGGGTGGGCTCCGCCGACCACCGGATCATCCTGGAGGAGGCGCGGGACGCGTGCCGCAAGGCCGCGCTGCTGGCGCCGGGCGACCCGGTCCCGCACATCGCGGAGCTGGCGATCGCGCGCGGCCTCGGGTACTCGGAGGCGGAGTTCGACGCCCTGTGGGCGAAGGTGATCGACGTGGCGCCGGCGCACATGGGCGCGCACCTGGCCGCGCTGCACTACTGGGGCGAGAAGTGGCACGGCTCGCGGGAGAAGGCCGACGCGTTCTCGCACGCGGCCGCGGCCCGCGCCCCGCAGGGCTCGCTGCTGGCGGCGCTGCCGCTGTTCGCCGTGTACGAGAACACCCCGGACCTGGTGCTGGCCGGGAGCTTCTACCAGAGCGCGGTCGTGACGCGGGCGGTGGAGGGCGCGCTGTACGCGGTGCACACGGCGCGGCAGGACGATCCGATGCTGGCGCACGTACGGCACATGCTGCTGATGTTCCTGGTCAACATGGAGCGCTGGGCGGAGGCCATGGAGCAGGTGCGGCACGTGGACGGCTGTGTCGGCGCGCTGCCGTGGTCGGCCTCGGCGGACCCGGCGGCGCAGTACGCGGTGTTCCGGGCGCTGGCGGTGGCGGGGTACGAGGCGAACGGCGGCTCCCCGGCGACGCTGCCGCACTGAGGCCGTGCCGGCTGCCGCACTGACGTGGTGCGGCTGCCGCCGGGCCGGGCCTCCGTACGGTGTCGCCGCGCCGGTGGCGGCTGCTCCAGGGCCGTTGCCGGCGGGGGCCACTGCCACTGGGGCCACCGGGGCCGCTGCCACCGGCCCGCCGTCCGGCTGCCGTCGTACTGAGGCGGCCGTACCGAGGCGACCGTAGGGGCTCCCGTACGGCAACTCCCGTGCCGGGCCCGCCCCTCCGGAGCCGGTGGCGCGCCGCGCCGGGGCGGCCGGGCGGGGCCGTGACCGGCGGCCGCGCCCCACCAGCGAAAACCCCTGGCCAATAAAGTTGCTGTAAGTGACCTTCAGGCCGCATGATTCCGGCCGTGATCTCCCTGCGGAACCGGCGCTCCGGCATCCTCGCCAATCGGTGGGCGCGCACCCGGTTCGAACCCGCCGATTTCGGCCTCGTCCCCCGCGAACAGCTCGACCCGCGGCGCGGCGGCCCCGAGACGGACCCCGGCCTGCGCGCCGAGCGCAGCCGCGTCGCCGACGCCGCGTACGAGGGTGACTGGCGCCCGGCGGCCGCCCACGTCCGGGCCGCGCAGCCGGCCGACTGGGACGACCGCTGGTCCCGGCTGGAACTGCTGCTCCAGCTCGCCGCGTCCGACGACCGCTGGCTCACCGACTGGCGCACGGCCGAGCCCTCCGACGCGGACGCCGCGACCGTGCACGCGCAGCAACTGCTCCGCCGCGCCTGGGCCGTACGCGGCTCGGCCTACGCCAAGGACGTGCCCGACGGCGACATGCGGCAGTTCATGGCGACGCTGCCGGCCGTGATGGCCGCCTCGCAGCGGGCCGCCGAGCTGGCCCCCGCCGACCCGGGCCCCTGGGTCGTCATGATCACGGCGGCGCGGGCGATGAGCTACTCGCGCGGCCAGTTCGGCGACCTGTGGCGCAACCTGACCAAGCGGGCCCCGCACCACACCGCCGCCCACTGGCAGGCCCTCCAGTACTGGTGTGCCAAATGGGGCGGCTCCGACGAGGCGATGCTGGACTTCGCCCGGCGCGCCGCCCTGAGCGCCCCGGCTGGGAGCACCCTGCCCGGCATCTACCTGCACGCCCTCACCGAACTGCGCACGAAGCGGCCCGGCGCGGACCCGGCGCTGCTGACGGCCGTCGCCGAACGGCTGGACACCGTACGGGAGGACCACGAGGACCTGCCGCGGCTGCGCCACCTGCTCGCGCACCACCTGCTGCGTTCGGGGCTGCCCGGCGCCGCGCTGGAGCAGTTCCGCAGGATCGGCCCGTACTGCGGGGCCGCACCGTGGAACGCCGACCCGGCGGGCCCGGTGGCGGCCTTCGACCTCGCCAGGGGCCTCGCGGCCCACGGCGCCCGCGGCTGACGGCCTCGGCCGCCCCGCTGCCCGAGTGCCCTTTCTCCTTACCCCTGTCCTTCGCCGTCTCCGTCTTCATCCCGTGGGGAGATCTGTCCATATGGGCGCTTCACTGCGCGCCACGCGCGCCCTCGTCCTGCTCGCAGGCTTCTACCTGCTCGGCCTCGTCCTGCTGGCCGTCCTCGCCGGCGCCGACCTGGCCGCCGTCACCTGGCTGCACGGCCCGGCCTCCGTCAAGGTCCTCATCGTCTCCGTCGTCCTCGCGGTGCCGATCGTGCGCGGCATGTTCATGCTGCGCACCCCCAAGGGCGAACCGCCGGCCGGCGTCCCCGTCACCGAGGCGCAGGAGCCCGCCCTGTGGCAGGCCGTGCGCGAGGTCGCGCAGCAGGTCGGCACCCGCGCCCCCGACGAGATCGTGCTCATCGGCGAGGTCAACGCGGCCGTCAGCGAGGACGCGGAGCTGCTGGGCCTGCGCTCCGGCACCCGGCGCCTGTACATCGGCCTGCCGCTGATGACGGGCCTGGACGAGATGCAGCTGCGGGCCGTGCTCGCCCACGAGATGGGCCACTACGCCAACCTCGACACCCGCCTGACCCCGCTCATCGCACGCGGCCGCGCCCAGCTGATCCGCACCATCGAGCACTTCAACGCCCGCGCCGAGAACAAGGTCGCCAAGGAGCGCGCGAAGCAGGAGAAGAAGGCCGAGAAGCGGATCGCCAAGGGCAAGCAGGCCAAGGAGGTCGACACCACGGGCGACGGCGCGATGTACCGCGCGATGGCCAAGCTGTACACGGCGTACGCCAAGTTCTACATGCGGGCCACGCTCTCCTCCGCCCGCCGCCAGGAGCTCGCCGCCGACCTCGCCTCGGTCCGCGTCGCCGGGCGCGACTCCGCCGCGTCCGCACTGCGCGAGCTGGGCGCCCTGGGCTCGGCGCACGAGTTCTACATGGGCTCGTACGCCACCCTCGGGGTCGGCGCCGGCCTGCTGCCCCCGCCCGGCCAGGTCTTCGGCGGCCTGCGCAGCCTTCTGGACGCCCGCTCGGAGGAGCTGGACGAGCTGCGCGAGGAGCTGTCCACCGAGCCCGCCTCCCCCTACGACTCCCACCCCGCGCTCGCCGACCGCGTGGCCCGCATCGAGGCCCTGCCCGACGACGGCCGCACCGGCCAGAGCGCCCGCCCGGCCCTGGACCTGCTGTCCGACGCCGACGCGGCGCTGGCCGCGCTGGAGCAGGCCGTCCTCACCCCCGAGGCCCTCGCGCTCCAGCGGGTCGGCTGGGACGAGCTGGTCCACGCGTCGATGACCCTGTACGTCGGCCAGGGCGCGCAGGACGTCCGCGAGGTGCTCACCGCCGAGGGGGCGGGCCCGGACCTGGGCACGCTGCTGGACGCCGTCGACGCCGACCAGGCGGTGCGCTGGCGGATCACCGAGCACTTCCCGAAGTCCGAGAAGGCGCAGGCGGCCACCGGCCGCACGGCCCGGGAGTTCGCCCGCCCGGTACTGCGCGGCGCCCTGAACCAGCTGGTCACCGTCGAGCTGACGGCGCGCGGCGCGGCCCGCTGGCAGATGTCCTGGGCCGACTCGGCCACCCTCACCTACCCCGTCCCCGGCTTCGAGGACGAGCTCGGCCCCGCCCTGGACTCGGTGACCGCCGACCAGTGCGACACCGAACCCCTGCGAAAGCTGGTACTCGCCCCGTGATCATCGCCCTCGCCGTATTCGGCGTCATCCTCCTCGCCGGGGCCTTCAAGGTCCTGCGCGGCGTGTACTACATCCGCAAGGCCAGGGCCCTCGAAGCGGAGATCGGCGTCCTGAACGGCCGGACGCAGACCATCGAGACCGAGCAGGAGGACGCGGAGGAGGCCGAGCGGGCGGCCACGGCCGTCGCGCAGGGCTTCGTACCGGAGGCCGACCTGGACACGGACAACCCGGCGCCCGTGCCGCCGGAGCGGACCGCCGCGCTGGCGGCCGCCCAGGCGGGCGACTGGGCGGCCGTCGCCGCCTACATCGAGGCGGCCGGTCAGGACTGGCAGGAGCGGATGGAGCGGGTCCGCCCGCTGGCCGAGGCGGCCGCCGAGGACGACGCGTGGCTGCTGGCCTGGCGCGCGGCGCGGCCCTCGGACCCCACGGCCGCGCTGCTCAACGCCGACACCTCCGTGCAGGTCGCCTGGAACGTACGGGGCTCCCTGCGCGCCAGTCACACCACCCAGGAGCAGTTCCGGCTCTTCCACCAGCTGCTGTCCAAGGCCCAGGGGGACGCGCACGAGGCCCAGCGGCTGGCCGATCCCGCGGACCCGACCCCGTACATCGCGGAACAGGCCATCGCGTTCGGCCTGGGCTACTCGCACGAGCGCTACCGGGAGCTGTGGGAGGAGATCACCACGCGCGCCCCGAAGGTGCTGTGGGCGCACTACACCGCCCTGCAGTACTGGTGCCGGAAGTGGTGCGGCTCGCACGAGCTGGCGCTCGCCTTCGCCCAGCGGTCGGCGGCCGCGGGCGCGCCCGGCGACCTGCTGTCGCTGCTCCCGCTGATCGCGTACTTCGAGAAGCAGACGGACGAGGACGACCTGTCGGTCGACACCTACTACAAGGAGCCGGAGATCCTCGCCGCGGTGGACGCGGCGCTCGCGGACCTGGCGGCGGCCGGCGCCGACCACCCGCAGGCCCCGCTGCTGCGGCACATGCTGGCGTACCTGCTGTTCTGGCAGGACCGGGACGCGGAGGCGGTCGAGCAGTTCCGCCACATCGACGGGCACATCGGCGCCATGCCGTGGTCGTACGTGGGGACGCCGAAGCGCCGCTACCTGTACGCGCGTGACTTCGCGGTGTCGCTGGTCGCGCGGGACGCCTGAGCGGGCGCCGCTCGCACGACGGCACCTTACGGAACGGTGACGTGGGCAGGGCCGGGGGCGGGCCGGGGAATCCCTGCCCGCCCCCGCCCGTTGACATTTCCACAAGGAGGGAATCCATGTTCTCGTACCGCCGCACGCCCGAGCTCCCCACCCGCGAGGAGGCCCTGAAGGGCCGCCCGGAGCCGCTGTTCCCCGTCCCCGGCCGCCACACCGTCCTCGGCAACCCGCTGGCCGGCCCGTACCCCGCCGGACTGGAGGTCGCCGACTTCGGGCTGGGCTGCTTCTGGGGCGCCGAGCGCAAGTTCTGGCAGACCCCGGGGGTGTGGACCACCCTGGCCGGCTACCAGGGCGGCTTCACCGAGAACCCGACCTACGACGAGGTCTGCTCGGGCCTCACCGGCCACACCGAGGTCGTCCGCGTGGTCTTCGACCCCGAGGTCGTCCCGTACGCGGCCCTGCTGAAGCTGTTCTGGGAGTCGCACGACCCCACCCAGGGCTTCCGCCAGGGCAACGACGTGGGCACCCAGTACCGCTCGGCGGTCTACACCCACTCCCCCGCCCACCAGGCGGCGGCCGAGGGCTCCCGCACGGCCTACCAGCGGGTCCTGACGGCCTCGGGCCACGGCGAGATCACCACGGCCGTCCTGCCCGCGTCGGAGCGCCCCTTCTGGCCCGCGGAGGCCGCCCACCAGCAGTACCTCGACAAGAACCCGTCGGGCTACTGCGGCATCGGCGGCACGGGCGTCTCCTGCCCGATCGGCGTGGCGACGGCGGAGTAGCCCGCGCGGCTCATCCTTTCGAGTGGGGCCCCGGAGTTTCGCTGGGTACGCTGGCGCCGGGGCCCAGAATCTCGCCCATGGGAGCAACCGTGTCGACCTCGACCGCCGGGCAGCCGCTCATCCCGCAGCCGCCCGCCACCGTGACCGCGCTGCGGCAGGCCGTCGCACAGGTCGCCCCGGCTGCCCTGCCCGCGTTCACCCGCGAACTGGACCAGGCCGCCGACCAGTCCCGGCAGGGCTCCGACCTGGCACCGCTGCAACGGTTCATCACGCAGTGGGCGGCTTACGTGTACATCCAGCGCCAGCCGCATCTGGCCGCGGAGTTGCGCCGCTGGGAAGAAGCTGCCGCCACAGGTGACGCGACGCAGGTCCGACGGGCGGCGGCCGAGATCGGCAGAATCCTCGACGCGACCC comes from Streptomyces sp. NBC_01408 and encodes:
- a CDS encoding sigma factor-like helix-turn-helix DNA-binding protein encodes the protein MWPVEQRPGPYGEFEAFVAGAAGRLLRVAVLLTAEAETDATAARRLLGGALARTYANWRRLRGDDPYDYTRQELCTAFARTGWRHHGGVGVLARLSPAERLVLVLRIYEGVAEEVTAAQLGLPAERVRVLCNRAVHALRSGPGGVRPASGQGAAGAA
- a CDS encoding cystathionine gamma-synthase: MSDDSHEHQSFETRAIHAGNTADPLTGAVVPPIYQVSTYKQDGVGGLRGGYEYSRSGNPTRTALEENLAALEGGRRGLAFASGLAAEDCLLRTLLSPGDHVVIPNDAYGGTFRLFAKVVSRWGVEWSVADTSDPASVRAALTPKTKVIWVETPSNPLLGITDIAVVADIARTAGAKLVVDNTFASPYLQQPLALGADVVVHSLTKYMGGHSDVVGGALVTADEALGEELAYHQNAMGAVAGPFDSWIVLRGIKTLAVRMDRHAENAAKVADMLTRHPKVTHVLYPGLPEHPGHEIAAKQMRNFGGMISFRVAGGEEAAVEVCNRAKLFTLGESLGGVESLIEHPGRMTHASVAGSALEVPADLVRLSVGIENADDLLADLTQALG
- a CDS encoding M48 family metallopeptidase, producing MGASLRATRALVLLAGFYLLGLVLLAVLAGADLAAVTWLHGPASVKVLIVSVVLAVPIVRGMFMLRTPKGEPPAGVPVTEAQEPALWQAVREVAQQVGTRAPDEIVLIGEVNAAVSEDAELLGLRSGTRRLYIGLPLMTGLDEMQLRAVLAHEMGHYANLDTRLTPLIARGRAQLIRTIEHFNARAENKVAKERAKQEKKAEKRIAKGKQAKEVDTTGDGAMYRAMAKLYTAYAKFYMRATLSSARRQELAADLASVRVAGRDSAASALRELGALGSAHEFYMGSYATLGVGAGLLPPPGQVFGGLRSLLDARSEELDELREELSTEPASPYDSHPALADRVARIEALPDDGRTGQSARPALDLLSDADAALAALEQAVLTPEALALQRVGWDELVHASMTLYVGQGAQDVREVLTAEGAGPDLGTLLDAVDADQAVRWRITEHFPKSEKAQAATGRTAREFARPVLRGALNQLVTVELTARGAARWQMSWADSATLTYPVPGFEDELGPALDSVTADQCDTEPLRKLVLAP
- the msrA gene encoding peptide-methionine (S)-S-oxide reductase MsrA, producing the protein MFSYRRTPELPTREEALKGRPEPLFPVPGRHTVLGNPLAGPYPAGLEVADFGLGCFWGAERKFWQTPGVWTTLAGYQGGFTENPTYDEVCSGLTGHTEVVRVVFDPEVVPYAALLKLFWESHDPTQGFRQGNDVGTQYRSAVYTHSPAHQAAAEGSRTAYQRVLTASGHGEITTAVLPASERPFWPAEAAHQQYLDKNPSGYCGIGGTGVSCPIGVATAE
- a CDS encoding DUF6247 family protein, whose product is MSTSTAGQPLIPQPPATVTALRQAVAQVAPAALPAFTRELDQAADQSRQGSDLAPLQRFITQWAAYVYIQRQPHLAAELRRWEEAAATGDATQVRRAAAEIGRILDATHAALTSPRP